One window of the Wolbachia endosymbiont of Encarsia formosa genome contains the following:
- a CDS encoding triosephosphate isomerase, with protein MSFLIVANWKMNETRSSFVDFMNKLNNKSNGITSKLVICPPFTSFPSNIELNNNIKIGGQNCHYKEFGSYTGEISAGMLKELGCSYVILGHSERAHEKDSEIKLKSKTAIESGLHPIICVGENSEDYKNKKTKKIIEYQCKNRLPTKGEYTIAYEPIWAIGTGNVPNNDAISEVIEIIKLCTGKKHIIYGGSVSSENIENLISIPNLLGVLIGSASLDFDHFYKVIQQVEKKFSLINSKSR; from the coding sequence ATGTCTTTTTTAATAGTAGCAAATTGGAAAATGAATGAAACACGTTCTTCATTTGTTGACTTCATGAACAAACTCAATAACAAGAGTAACGGGATTACCTCTAAATTAGTAATTTGCCCTCCTTTTACATCATTTCCAAGCAATATAGAGTTGAACAACAATATTAAAATAGGAGGACAGAATTGCCATTATAAAGAGTTCGGTTCTTACACAGGTGAAATTAGTGCAGGAATGTTGAAGGAACTAGGATGTAGTTACGTAATACTTGGACATTCTGAAAGGGCTCATGAAAAAGATAGTGAAATAAAACTTAAATCGAAAACAGCAATAGAATCAGGATTACACCCAATCATCTGTGTAGGTGAAAACTCAGAAGATTATAAAAATAAAAAAACAAAAAAAATAATAGAATATCAATGCAAAAACCGTTTGCCAACAAAAGGTGAATATACCATAGCATACGAACCGATATGGGCAATAGGAACAGGAAATGTGCCAAATAATGACGCAATTTCTGAGGTGATAGAGATAATAAAATTGTGTACTGGTAAAAAACACATTATATATGGTGGATCAGTCAGCTCAGAAAATATAGAAAACTTGATCAGTATTCCAAATTTATTAGGAGTTTTAATTGGTAGTGCAAGCTTAGATTTTGATCACTTTTATAAAGTTATACAACAAGTTGAGAAAAAATTTTCTCTTATCAATTCTAAAAGTAGATAA
- the rsmA gene encoding 16S rRNA (adenine(1518)-N(6)/adenine(1519)-N(6))-dimethyltransferase RsmA, which produces MKKFSLKPKKSLGQNFILSNEITKRIVALAGSMKDFNVIEIGPGYGALTREILAYNPKFLLSIEKDSSLVKHHEQLLNEHKGKYRIIEADALNVVEKELVECPVKVIANLPYNISVALFLKWLNNIKFFTNLTLMFQKEVAEGITAEPSSKDYGSLSVLSQLLCDIKKEFDIEPKEFFPRPKVYSSVITVKPLPTPRFAVNLETLTKLTRAVFAQRRKMLRNSLQSITSDVSTTLENAKLSGDERPESLTIEQFCLLANNVILR; this is translated from the coding sequence ATGAAAAAATTTTCACTGAAGCCAAAAAAGAGTCTAGGGCAAAATTTTATTTTATCAAATGAGATAACAAAAAGAATAGTTGCCTTAGCTGGTAGCATGAAAGATTTTAATGTTATTGAAATTGGTCCTGGGTATGGTGCGTTAACAAGAGAAATATTGGCGTATAATCCAAAGTTTCTACTTTCTATAGAAAAAGATAGTAGTTTAGTGAAACATCACGAACAATTGCTGAATGAGCATAAGGGAAAATATAGAATTATAGAAGCAGATGCACTTAATGTTGTAGAAAAAGAGCTGGTAGAATGTCCAGTCAAAGTCATTGCTAACTTGCCTTACAATATCTCAGTAGCGTTATTTTTAAAGTGGTTAAATAATATAAAATTTTTTACGAATTTGACGTTAATGTTCCAAAAGGAGGTAGCAGAGGGTATTACAGCAGAACCTAGTTCTAAAGATTATGGTTCCCTATCAGTGCTAAGCCAGTTACTATGCGACATAAAAAAGGAATTTGATATTGAACCTAAGGAATTTTTTCCAAGACCAAAAGTATATTCTTCAGTAATTACAGTAAAACCTTTACCCACTCCAAGATTTGCAGTAAATTTAGAAACCTTAACAAAGCTAACACGCGCTGTGTTCGCTCAAAGAAGAAAGATGCTGAGAAATAGCTTGCAAAGTATAACTAGTGATGTCTCAACTACTCTTGAGAATGCTAAACTTAGTGGAGACGAACGTCCAGAAAGCTTAACTATTGAGCAGTTCTGTTTGCTAGCAAATAATGTAATTTTGCGATAA
- a CDS encoding transposase: MQTEPIKLYKLCKKYDIKTKILPKNRAAEHTKLDYMAERNAAIRLCGKDGVKEWKKEAVYGKRSYIEGFFSKLKQIFGFSFRNRSEVNREKELLIKCYLLNKFTDIGMAKFEVVS, from the coding sequence ATGCAGACAGAGCCTATCAAGCTTTATAAATTGTGCAAAAAATATGATATAAAGACAAAAATTTTACCGAAAAATCGTGCAGCGGAGCATACAAAATTGGATTATATGGCTGAAAGGAATGCTGCCATTAGATTATGTGGTAAAGACGGTGTGAAAGAGTGGAAGAAGGAAGCGGTTTATGGAAAAAGGTCATATATTGAAGGATTTTTTTCAAAATTAAAACAAATATTTGGGTTTAGTTTTAGAAATAGATCTGAAGTAAATCGAGAAAAAGAGTTGCTAATAAAATGTTACTTACTCAATAAATTTACTGATATTGGCATGGCTAAGTTTGAGGTAGTTTCATGA
- a CDS encoding transposase, which translates to MPTKMKVSNCHEYNRFLQERGNIFHFINEAIENWYEKGPKMAVGNYIYSDKVVILVHIITYLFRIGLRQTAGFIAGYLEQNLQVITGLKKA; encoded by the coding sequence ATGCCAACTAAAATGAAGGTCAGTAACTGCCATGAATATAACAGATTTCTGCAAGAAAGAGGAAATATTTTTCATTTTATTAATGAGGCAATAGAAAATTGGTACGAAAAAGGTCCAAAAATGGCTGTTGGCAACTATATTTATAGCGATAAGGTCGTGATTCTGGTTCACATAATAACTTATTTATTTAGAATAGGTCTGAGACAAACAGCGGGATTTATAGCAGGGTACCTTGAGCAAAACTTGCAAGTTATTACAGGCCTCAAGAAGGCTTAA
- the guaB gene encoding IMP dehydrogenase, with product MKKMEACYSFDDVLLLPAYSDVLPRDADTRTYLTNNIELNIPLISSAMDTVTESEFAIAIAQHGGIGCIHKNLSIDEQVLEVRKVKKYESWIVYNPITISPDKTVAEAVSLMREYNYSGIPVVDQRKLVGILTNRDVRFIEDQNMNIKVSEVMTKDKLVTVREQAVNSASAMKLLHANRIEKLLVVDENSCCIGLITVKDIEKYNRYPNSCKDSKGRLRVAAAIGTGKKDGIERCEALIEEEVDVVIVDTAHGHSENVISTIKEIKKMYPNTQLIGGNITTKEAAEALIDAGVDAVKVGIGPGSICTTRIVIGVGMPQFSSIKNVAEVCRAKNVRLIADGGIKYSGDVAKAIAAGADTVMIGSIFAGTEESPGEIIMYKGRAYKEYRGMGSISAMKRGSASRYFQDSKLDLVPQGVEARVPFKGPASGVICQLIGGLQAAMGYTGNRNIEEMKKNCKFTTITSSGLRESHAHDIIITQEAPNYAYQASNLSSDSE from the coding sequence ATGAAAAAAATGGAAGCTTGTTATTCGTTTGACGATGTACTTCTCTTACCGGCCTATTCTGATGTATTGCCTCGTGATGCAGACACAAGAACTTATCTAACAAATAATATAGAACTAAATATCCCTCTCATATCCTCTGCAATGGATACTGTCACTGAATCAGAATTTGCAATAGCTATTGCCCAACATGGTGGAATAGGTTGCATACATAAGAATTTATCAATAGATGAACAAGTGTTAGAAGTGAGAAAGGTGAAAAAATATGAAAGCTGGATCGTGTATAACCCAATTACAATTTCCCCAGATAAGACGGTTGCAGAAGCAGTTTCATTAATGAGAGAGTATAATTATTCCGGAATTCCTGTAGTTGATCAACGCAAGTTAGTGGGAATTTTAACTAATCGAGATGTGAGGTTTATTGAAGACCAGAACATGAATATAAAAGTTTCCGAGGTAATGACAAAAGATAAGTTAGTAACAGTTCGAGAGCAGGCAGTAAACAGCGCCTCAGCAATGAAATTGTTGCATGCAAATAGAATAGAGAAGCTTTTGGTTGTTGATGAAAATTCTTGTTGCATAGGTCTAATCACAGTTAAAGACATCGAAAAATACAATAGATATCCAAATTCATGTAAAGACAGTAAAGGTCGACTCAGAGTTGCCGCTGCAATTGGTACTGGTAAAAAAGACGGTATAGAAAGATGTGAAGCTTTGATCGAAGAAGAAGTTGATGTGGTTATTGTAGATACCGCTCACGGTCATTCCGAGAACGTTATCAGCACCATTAAGGAAATAAAAAAGATGTATCCTAATACGCAATTAATCGGCGGAAATATTACAACAAAGGAGGCTGCTGAAGCGTTAATTGATGCTGGTGTTGATGCAGTAAAGGTTGGAATAGGGCCCGGATCAATTTGTACTACCAGAATAGTTATAGGTGTTGGTATGCCGCAATTCTCTTCAATCAAGAATGTTGCAGAGGTGTGTAGAGCAAAAAACGTCAGACTAATTGCTGATGGTGGAATAAAATATTCGGGAGATGTTGCAAAAGCTATTGCAGCTGGTGCTGATACTGTGATGATAGGTTCGATCTTTGCTGGTACTGAGGAAAGCCCAGGTGAGATTATCATGTATAAGGGTAGAGCATATAAGGAATATCGAGGAATGGGATCTATTAGTGCAATGAAACGAGGGTCAGCTAGCCGTTATTTTCAAGATTCAAAACTTGATTTAGTCCCACAAGGAGTAGAAGCAAGAGTTCCTTTTAAAGGTCCAGCTTCAGGAGTGATCTGTCAGTTAATTGGTGGGTTGCAAGCTGCAATGGGCTACACTGGCAACCGTAATATAGAAGAGATGAAAAAAAACTGCAAATTTACCACTATTACTTCATCAGGATTAAGAGAAAGTCATGCTCATGATATAATCATTACACAGGAAGCTCCAAATTACGCTTACCAAGCATCTAATTTATCATCTGATTCAGAGTAG
- a CDS encoding ferredoxin family protein: MTHFITDKCIKCKYTDCVEVCPVDCFYEGKNMLVINPDECIDCGVCIPECPVDAIVTDDSIKDIIELDEGLLNNEQKIFKSFYNINVEYSQKWPNITAKKQPLDTAEEYKEKKDKTAYFDENLGS; the protein is encoded by the coding sequence ATGACGCATTTTATTACGGATAAATGCATAAAATGTAAATATACGGACTGTGTAGAAGTATGTCCCGTTGACTGCTTCTATGAAGGTAAAAACATGCTCGTGATTAACCCAGATGAATGTATTGATTGTGGAGTGTGTATACCTGAGTGTCCAGTGGATGCGATTGTAACTGATGATTCCATAAAAGATATTATAGAACTAGACGAAGGCTTGCTGAACAATGAACAAAAAATCTTTAAATCATTTTACAACATAAACGTAGAATATTCGCAAAAGTGGCCAAACATTACAGCTAAAAAGCAACCCCTAGATACAGCAGAAGAGTATAAAGAAAAAAAGGATAAGACAGCTTATTTTGATGAAAATTTAGGGTCATAG
- a CDS encoding D-alanine--D-alanine ligase, translated as MLMVPNIAILSGGFSCEREISLMSGKAVKKVLDSLSYNAIEIDVDSNIAEKLRKINPGLAFIALHGPYGEDGCIQGLLEILGIKYTHSGVMASAVAMNKVMSKHIFRSLSIDTPRGYVINREDLLKNNIKVDYPYVLKPINEGSSIGVHMIFSHEDYLELKNNSSTIMEKMIIEEYIPGIELHTAVLLNEAIGTMEIRPKNKFYDYEAKYTDGFAEHIFPAKIPYNIYRMTLEHALKVHQFLGCKTVSRSDFRYNPQNNTLKMLEINTHPGFTELSLVPEIAKLTKGIDFNELVKIIVEDSLHYRSIRDQANVEQCY; from the coding sequence GTGCTTATGGTTCCAAATATAGCAATTTTAAGTGGTGGATTTTCCTGCGAAAGAGAAATATCGCTTATGAGCGGAAAAGCAGTAAAGAAGGTGCTTGATAGCCTTTCATATAATGCAATAGAAATAGATGTTGATAGCAACATTGCTGAAAAGCTTAGAAAAATTAATCCGGGCCTTGCTTTTATTGCTCTACATGGACCTTATGGTGAAGATGGCTGTATTCAAGGTTTATTGGAAATCTTAGGTATAAAATATACACACTCCGGAGTTATGGCTTCGGCTGTTGCTATGAATAAAGTGATGTCAAAGCATATATTCCGATCCCTGAGTATCGACACTCCAAGAGGTTATGTAATTAATCGAGAAGATCTGCTAAAAAATAATATTAAAGTTGATTATCCGTACGTCTTAAAACCGATTAACGAAGGCTCAAGCATTGGAGTACACATGATTTTCTCACATGAGGATTACTTAGAGCTGAAAAATAACAGTTCTACTATAATGGAAAAGATGATCATAGAAGAATACATACCGGGTATAGAGTTACATACTGCTGTGTTGCTGAATGAAGCAATTGGCACTATGGAAATACGACCAAAAAATAAATTCTATGATTATGAAGCAAAATATACAGATGGATTTGCAGAACATATATTTCCTGCTAAAATTCCTTACAACATATATAGAATGACCTTGGAACACGCACTAAAAGTTCATCAATTTTTAGGATGCAAAACTGTTTCACGCTCAGACTTCCGTTATAATCCCCAAAATAACACTTTAAAAATGCTTGAGATTAATACACATCCTGGCTTTACTGAATTATCGTTAGTACCAGAAATTGCAAAATTGACAAAAGGAATTGATTTTAATGAATTAGTCAAAATTATTGTCGAAGACAGTTTACATTACAGGAGTATTAGAGATCAAGCCAATGTTGAACAATGTTACTAG